A DNA window from Stutzerimonas stutzeri contains the following coding sequences:
- a CDS encoding AsmA family protein gives MKSLGKILGLVFLGLLLILVAAGFALTHLFDPNDYKDEIRELARSKAGLELDIKGDIGWSLFPWLGLELHETTLASAQTPEQPFADLRMLGLSVRVMPLLSREVQMSDIKVNGLNLTLNRDEKGRGNWEGVGQPAKQPEQSAQTPKANEPSPEQADEAPASRNKPLTLDIDSLTVSDARVTYHDAKTGQQYSAESIELTTGAIREGSSIPLKLNAFFGSNQPVMRARTELQGALRFDNQLKRYQFEDMRLSGEASGEPLQGQTLTFSAQGQLLVDLAAQIAEWNSLKFTANQLRGLGELKARDLDKEAKISGALTVAQFNLREFLQGTGQKLPAMADGATLSKAELVSRLSGTANSLAFEELTLKLDDSTFTGRLAISDFARQALRVDLKGDRLNLDRYLPPPSKEQAAEAARKSEVKSTQASAIGSGTTPLPNAPTQQAWSDAALLPLAQLRKLDTEVNLAVGSLTAMKIPLDGFNLKARTRNGLLTLQEMRAGLYGGRLDGSASLDVRPPQPLLTVQHRFNGVPVERLLESQGEEVVVKGLLNLDADLRTQGNSEKAWIDNLNGKVGFVIDNGMLVDANLEQQLCRAIATLNRKPLTSDPRSKDTPFRELKGNLTLRNGVASNPDLKVSIPGLTVNGNGDVDLRVLGMDYRVGIVIEGDKGAMPDPACQVNERYVGIEWPLRCRGPLELGAKACRFDNDALGKVAARLAGEKLNEKIEEKLGDKVSPELKDALKGLFKR, from the coding sequence ATGAAATCGCTCGGCAAAATCCTGGGTCTGGTCTTTCTCGGGCTGTTGCTGATCCTGGTGGCGGCAGGCTTCGCCCTGACCCACCTGTTCGATCCCAACGACTACAAGGACGAAATTCGCGAGCTGGCACGCAGCAAGGCCGGCCTCGAACTGGACATCAAAGGCGACATCGGCTGGAGCCTGTTCCCCTGGCTCGGTCTGGAGCTGCACGAAACCACCCTAGCCAGTGCACAGACGCCCGAGCAGCCTTTCGCCGACCTGCGCATGCTCGGCCTGTCCGTGCGGGTAATGCCGCTGCTGAGCCGCGAAGTGCAGATGAGCGACATCAAGGTGAACGGCCTCAACCTGACGCTGAACCGTGATGAAAAGGGTCGCGGCAATTGGGAGGGCGTCGGTCAGCCAGCCAAACAGCCAGAGCAATCCGCGCAAACCCCGAAGGCCAATGAGCCAAGCCCCGAACAGGCCGATGAAGCGCCAGCTTCGCGCAACAAGCCGCTGACGCTGGATATCGATAGCCTCACCGTCAGCGACGCGCGGGTCACCTACCACGACGCCAAGACCGGCCAGCAGTACAGCGCCGAGAGCATCGAACTGACGACGGGCGCTATCCGCGAAGGCAGCTCGATTCCGCTCAAGCTCAATGCGTTCTTCGGCAGCAATCAGCCGGTCATGCGTGCGCGTACCGAACTGCAGGGCGCGCTGCGCTTCGACAACCAGCTCAAGCGCTACCAGTTCGAAGACATGCGCCTGTCCGGCGAGGCTTCCGGCGAACCGCTGCAAGGCCAGACGCTGACCTTCAGCGCCCAGGGCCAGCTGCTGGTCGACCTCGCCGCACAGATTGCCGAATGGAACAGCCTCAAATTCACCGCCAACCAGCTGCGCGGCCTGGGCGAACTGAAGGCGCGCGATCTGGACAAGGAAGCGAAGATCAGCGGCGCACTGACCGTGGCGCAGTTCAACCTGCGCGAATTCCTCCAGGGCACCGGCCAGAAACTGCCGGCAATGGCCGATGGCGCAACGCTGAGCAAGGCCGAGCTGGTCAGCCGCCTGAGCGGCACGGCCAACAGCCTGGCGTTTGAGGAGCTGACCCTGAAGCTCGACGACAGCACCTTCACCGGCCGCCTCGCCATCAGCGACTTCGCCCGCCAGGCGTTGCGCGTCGACCTCAAGGGCGATCGCCTCAACCTCGACCGCTACCTGCCGCCGCCGAGCAAGGAGCAGGCGGCCGAGGCGGCGCGCAAGAGCGAGGTCAAGAGCACCCAGGCCAGTGCAATCGGCAGCGGCACCACGCCCCTGCCCAATGCACCGACCCAGCAAGCCTGGAGCGATGCAGCATTGCTGCCGCTGGCCCAGCTGCGCAAGCTCGACACCGAGGTCAACCTGGCCGTTGGCAGCCTGACCGCTATGAAAATCCCGCTGGACGGCTTCAACCTCAAGGCACGCACCCGCAACGGCCTGCTGACCCTGCAGGAAATGCGCGCCGGGTTGTACGGCGGTCGCCTGGATGGCTCCGCCAGCCTCGACGTGCGCCCGCCCCAACCGCTGTTGACGGTGCAGCACCGCTTCAATGGCGTGCCGGTCGAACGCCTGCTGGAAAGCCAGGGCGAGGAAGTGGTGGTCAAGGGCCTGTTGAACCTGGATGCCGACCTGCGTACCCAGGGCAACAGTGAAAAGGCCTGGATCGACAACCTCAACGGCAAGGTCGGCTTCGTCATCGATAACGGCATGCTGGTCGATGCCAACCTCGAGCAGCAGCTGTGCCGGGCCATCGCCACCCTCAATCGCAAACCGCTCACCAGCGACCCACGCAGCAAGGACACGCCGTTCCGCGAACTCAAGGGCAACCTGACCCTGCGCAACGGCGTCGCCAGCAACCCCGACCTCAAGGTCAGCATTCCCGGGCTTACGGTCAACGGCAACGGCGACGTCGATCTGCGCGTGCTGGGCATGGACTATCGCGTCGGCATCGTCATCGAAGGCGACAAGGGCGCCATGCCGGACCCGGCCTGTCAGGTCAACGAGCGCTACGTCGGTATTGAATGGCCGCTGCGCTGCCGTGGCCCGCTGGAGTTGGGCGCCAAGGCCTGCCGCTTCGACAACGACGCCCTGGGCAAGGTCGCCGCACGGCTAGCGGGCGAGAAGCTCAACGAGAAGATCGAAGAGAAGCTCGGCGACAAGGTCAGCCCGGAACTCAAGGACGCGCTCAAGGGCCTGTTCAAGCGATGA
- the panM gene encoding aspartate 1-decarboxylase autocleavage activator PanM, whose amino-acid sequence MPVYVESVTQPSSQDLSDLAKIYADAPGWLLTPYASAEALIEAALADGSLIAGRFNDRLLGAALLQRGDDAWRLSHLCVRKLTRKRGVGRRLLEETQRQASEAGKPLRLAAPAGHLEASALAARTHLPLDPL is encoded by the coding sequence ATGCCCGTCTACGTCGAATCTGTCACTCAGCCCAGCTCGCAGGACCTCAGCGACCTGGCGAAAATCTATGCCGATGCGCCCGGGTGGCTGCTGACGCCCTATGCCAGTGCCGAAGCGCTGATCGAGGCGGCGCTGGCCGATGGCAGCCTGATCGCCGGCCGCTTCAACGACCGCCTGCTTGGCGCTGCCCTGTTGCAGCGCGGCGACGATGCCTGGCGCCTTTCGCACCTGTGCGTACGCAAACTCACCCGCAAGCGCGGCGTCGGCCGCCGGCTACTGGAAGAAACCCAGCGCCAGGCCAGCGAAGCCGGCAAGCCGCTGCGCCTCGCAGCCCCCGCCGGTCATCTGGAAGCCAGCGCCCTGGCCGCGCGCACCCATCTGCCGCTCGATCCGCTCTAG
- a CDS encoding ABC transporter ATP-binding protein, whose product MSYLSIEHLDKSFVRGNLASQVLKDINLNIAKGEFISIIGHSGCGKSTVLNIVAGLLDPSLGGVILDGKEVRGPGPDRSMVFQNHSLLPWLTVYENVEVAVNKLFKRSMNKRERREWIEHNLALVNMSHALNKYPQEISGGMKQRVGIARALAMKPKVLLLDEPFGALDALTRAHLQDEVMKIQKDLGNTMMMITHDVDEAVLLSDRIVMMTNGPSATIGEILEVKLPRPRDRIALADDPEYNHYRRAVLSFLHERHRLH is encoded by the coding sequence ATGAGCTATCTCTCCATCGAACATCTGGACAAGAGTTTCGTGCGCGGCAACCTCGCCTCGCAGGTGCTCAAGGACATCAACCTGAACATCGCCAAGGGCGAGTTCATCTCCATCATCGGTCACTCCGGTTGCGGCAAGTCGACCGTGCTGAACATCGTCGCCGGCCTGCTCGACCCCAGCCTCGGCGGCGTGATCCTCGACGGCAAGGAAGTCCGCGGGCCGGGCCCGGATCGCAGCATGGTGTTCCAGAACCACTCGCTGCTGCCCTGGCTGACCGTCTACGAGAACGTCGAGGTGGCGGTGAACAAGCTGTTCAAGCGCAGCATGAACAAGCGCGAACGGCGCGAGTGGATCGAGCACAACCTGGCGCTGGTGAACATGAGCCACGCACTGAACAAGTATCCGCAGGAAATTTCCGGCGGCATGAAGCAGCGCGTCGGCATCGCCCGCGCGCTGGCGATGAAGCCCAAGGTGCTGCTGCTCGACGAGCCCTTCGGCGCGCTGGATGCACTCACCCGTGCGCACCTGCAGGACGAGGTGATGAAGATCCAGAAAGACCTGGGCAACACCATGATGATGATCACCCATGACGTCGATGAAGCCGTGCTGCTCTCCGATCGCATCGTGATGATGACCAACGGCCCCTCGGCAACCATCGGCGAAATCCTCGAGGTGAAGCTGCCGCGCCCGCGCGACCGCATCGCCCTGGCCGACGACCCGGAGTACAACCACTATCGCCGTGCGGTGCTGAGCTTCCTCCACGAGCGGCATCGCCTGCACTGA
- the ntrB gene encoding nitrate ABC transporter permease, whose protein sequence is MNANVKLQPASAEPVSIVRPSQLATLARRSGRYAVQQLVPPLVILLVLGIIWEMLCSGADAALPPPSQVVAETWELIIDPFYDNGGNDVGLAWQLLASLQRVAVGYLLAVVAGVGLGVLIGQSDWAMRGLDPIFQVLRTVPPLAWLPLSLAGFQDSHPSALFVIFITAIWPIIINTAVGIRNIPQDYRNVAQVLQLNGFEYFKIIMLPAAAPYIFTGLRIGVGLSWLAIIAAEMLIGGVGIGFFIWDAWNASRISDIILALVYIGVIGFVLDRLVAFVGQRITRGIPAN, encoded by the coding sequence ATGAATGCCAACGTCAAACTGCAGCCCGCCAGCGCCGAGCCGGTATCCATCGTCCGCCCTTCGCAGCTCGCCACGCTGGCTCGGCGTAGCGGCCGCTATGCGGTGCAGCAGCTGGTGCCACCCCTGGTGATCCTGCTGGTACTCGGCATTATCTGGGAAATGCTCTGCTCCGGCGCGGACGCCGCGCTGCCGCCGCCCTCGCAGGTGGTCGCCGAAACCTGGGAGCTGATCATCGATCCGTTCTACGACAATGGTGGCAACGACGTGGGCCTGGCCTGGCAGCTGCTGGCCAGCCTGCAGCGGGTTGCGGTCGGTTACCTGCTGGCGGTGGTCGCCGGCGTCGGCCTCGGCGTGCTGATCGGCCAGTCCGACTGGGCCATGCGCGGCCTCGATCCGATTTTCCAGGTCCTGCGCACGGTGCCGCCGCTGGCCTGGCTGCCGCTCTCGCTGGCGGGCTTCCAGGACAGCCACCCCTCAGCGCTGTTCGTCATCTTCATCACCGCGATCTGGCCGATCATCATCAATACCGCGGTGGGCATCCGCAACATTCCGCAGGACTACCGCAACGTCGCCCAGGTGCTGCAGCTCAACGGTTTCGAGTACTTCAAGATCATCATGCTGCCGGCCGCCGCGCCGTACATCTTCACCGGCCTACGCATCGGCGTCGGTCTGTCGTGGCTGGCGATCATCGCCGCGGAAATGCTCATCGGCGGCGTCGGCATCGGCTTCTTCATCTGGGATGCGTGGAACGCCTCGCGCATCAGCGACATCATCCTCGCGCTCGTCTACATCGGCGTGATCGGCTTCGTGCTTGATCGCCTGGTGGCCTTCGTCGGTCAGCGCATCACCCGCGGCATTCCGGCCAACTGA
- a CDS encoding CmpA/NrtA family ABC transporter substrate-binding protein, protein MTDKPNNDQPSSVTLASRRSFLKHSIIAASGVALFGGMSLGTRSAAWAAGGDVETSKAKLGFIALTDAAPLFVAAEKGFFAKYGMTEVEVLKQSSWGTTRDNLVLGSAKNGIDGAHILTPMPYLISAGTVTPNNQPVAMSILARLNLSGQCISVGEEYRDLKIGLDSTPFKAALEAKKASGKKVSAAMTFPGGTHDLWMRYWLAAGGIDPNADINTIVVPPAQMVANMKVGSMDTFCVCEPWNAQLINQKIGYTANTTGELWHNHPEKAFALRSDYVAANPNAAKALTMAIMEAQQFCEKPENKEEVAKICSQRKWIGAPYKDIVDRMKGNFAYGTGKVIENHPEQMRYWDDHASYPFQSHDLWFLTENKRWGYLPTDFDSQALIAKVNREDIWRAAAGELNLPAELIPASTSRGIEKFFDGKLFDPENPQAYLDSLTIKAMA, encoded by the coding sequence ATGACCGACAAGCCGAACAACGATCAGCCCAGCAGCGTCACGCTGGCCTCGCGCCGCAGCTTTCTCAAGCACTCGATCATCGCCGCCAGCGGCGTCGCCCTGTTCGGCGGCATGTCTCTGGGCACGCGTTCGGCCGCCTGGGCGGCGGGCGGAGACGTGGAAACCAGCAAGGCCAAGCTCGGCTTTATCGCCCTGACCGACGCCGCGCCGCTGTTCGTCGCCGCCGAGAAGGGCTTCTTCGCCAAGTACGGGATGACCGAAGTCGAGGTGCTCAAGCAATCGTCCTGGGGCACCACCCGAGACAACCTGGTGCTCGGCTCGGCGAAGAACGGCATCGACGGCGCGCACATCCTCACGCCGATGCCCTACCTGATCAGCGCCGGCACCGTCACGCCGAACAACCAGCCGGTGGCCATGTCGATCCTGGCGCGGCTGAACCTGTCCGGTCAGTGCATTTCGGTAGGCGAGGAATATCGCGATTTGAAGATCGGCCTCGACAGCACCCCATTCAAGGCCGCGCTGGAAGCGAAGAAGGCCAGCGGCAAGAAAGTCAGCGCAGCGATGACCTTCCCCGGCGGCACCCATGACCTGTGGATGCGCTACTGGCTGGCGGCAGGTGGCATCGACCCGAATGCCGATATCAACACCATCGTCGTGCCGCCGGCGCAGATGGTTGCCAACATGAAGGTCGGCAGCATGGATACCTTCTGCGTCTGCGAGCCGTGGAACGCCCAGCTGATCAACCAGAAGATCGGCTACACCGCCAACACCACCGGCGAGCTGTGGCACAACCACCCGGAAAAGGCCTTCGCCCTGCGCAGCGACTACGTGGCGGCCAACCCCAACGCGGCCAAGGCGCTGACCATGGCGATCATGGAAGCCCAGCAGTTCTGCGAGAAGCCGGAGAACAAAGAGGAAGTGGCGAAGATCTGCTCGCAGCGCAAGTGGATCGGCGCGCCCTACAAGGACATCGTCGACCGCATGAAGGGCAACTTCGCCTACGGCACCGGCAAGGTCATCGAGAACCATCCCGAGCAGATGCGCTACTGGGACGACCACGCCTCCTACCCGTTCCAGAGCCATGACCTCTGGTTTCTTACCGAGAACAAGCGCTGGGGCTACCTGCCCACCGACTTCGACAGCCAGGCGCTGATCGCCAAGGTCAACCGCGAGGACATCTGGCGCGCCGCCGCTGGCGAGCTGAACCTGCCCGCTGAGCTGATCCCTGCCTCCACTTCCCGCGGGATCGAGAAATTTTTCGACGGCAAGCTGTTCGATCCCGAGAACCCGCAAGCCTATCTGGACAGCCTGACCATCAAGGCCATGGCCTGA